The following are encoded together in the Mesoterricola sediminis genome:
- the truB gene encoding tRNA pseudouridine(55) synthase TruB has product MIPGIRLVRKEIGQSSFDVVRGFKDRARQDGEPKLALGHGGTLDPFAEGLLVILAGQATRLMDLLHPLPKTYEADIAWGEETDSCDHLGLPVAQGPAPDPARLDEALAAFLGWTDQVPPATCAKKIGGEAAYRKAHRGEEVVLPPSRVFLLEARWLAHDLPRTSTLRITCRGGYYVRSLARDLGRALGSPAHLARLHRTAIGPWTDPGPGAEVLVQGADLLPWCAVRVLDDADQDHLLHGRPIPPGELLPPAWPLPPGFPDPGAPVAGLHGGRLTALLREREGRLWTAANLRGGL; this is encoded by the coding sequence TTGATCCCCGGCATCCGGCTGGTCCGCAAGGAGATCGGGCAGAGCAGCTTCGACGTCGTCCGGGGCTTCAAGGACCGGGCCCGGCAGGACGGGGAGCCGAAGCTCGCCCTGGGCCACGGCGGCACCCTGGACCCCTTCGCGGAGGGCCTCCTGGTGATCCTGGCGGGCCAGGCGACGCGGCTCATGGACCTGCTCCACCCCCTGCCCAAGACCTACGAGGCCGACATCGCCTGGGGGGAGGAGACGGACTCCTGCGACCACCTGGGCCTGCCCGTGGCCCAGGGCCCTGCCCCCGATCCCGCGCGCCTGGACGAGGCCCTCGCGGCCTTCCTGGGCTGGACGGACCAGGTGCCCCCGGCCACCTGCGCCAAGAAGATCGGCGGCGAGGCCGCCTACCGCAAGGCCCACCGCGGGGAGGAGGTCGTCCTGCCCCCGTCCCGGGTCTTCCTCCTCGAGGCGCGCTGGCTCGCCCACGACCTGCCCCGGACCTCCACCCTGCGCATCACCTGCCGGGGGGGCTACTACGTGCGGAGCCTGGCCAGGGACCTGGGCCGGGCCCTCGGGAGCCCCGCCCACCTGGCCCGGCTGCACCGCACGGCCATCGGACCCTGGACCGACCCCGGGCCGGGCGCCGAAGTGCTCGTCCAGGGCGCCGACCTGCTGCCCTGGTGCGCCGTCCGGGTCCTGGACGACGCGGACCAGGATCACCTGCTCCACGGCAGGCCCATCCCCCCCGGGGAGCTCCTGCCCCCGGCCTGGCCCCTCCCCCCGGGCTTCCCCGACCCCGGCGCCCCCGTCGCGGGCCTCCACGGCGGCCGCCTCACGGCCCTGCTCCGGGAGCGGGAAGGCCGCCTCTGGACCGCCGCGAACCTCCGCGGAGGGCTCTAG
- a CDS encoding GxxExxY protein gives MGRHWGEVDGEDHPHKEITQAIIGEAIEIQKALGHGLLEDPYKVCLAHSLRLAGHKVKREVLLDIEWRGLVGLILSPRASARSSAPPRSNRMLRMRGAIRHCSTDSLFQLLHAPARMGISHYYPGLRTHPSTTGSSGHVPLGILDVIS, from the coding sequence ATGGGAAGGCATTGGGGAGAGGTCGACGGGGAGGATCATCCGCACAAGGAGATCACCCAGGCCATCATCGGGGAGGCCATCGAGATCCAGAAGGCTCTGGGGCACGGACTCCTGGAAGATCCCTACAAGGTCTGTCTGGCGCACTCCCTGAGACTGGCCGGCCATAAGGTGAAGCGGGAGGTTCTCCTGGATATCGAGTGGAGGGGGCTTGTGGGCTTGATCCTTTCTCCGCGAGCCTCAGCGAGATCCTCCGCGCCTCCGCGTTCCAATAGGATGCTGCGAATGCGCGGCGCCATCAGGCACTGCAGCACAGACTCACTATTCCAGCTCCTCCATGCTCCGGCACGGATGGGTATTAGCCATTACTATCCTGGATTACGAACACACCCTAGTACGACCGGGTCGTCCGGTCACGTCCCGCTTGGGATCCTTGATGTGATCTCATGA
- a CDS encoding IS5 family transposase (programmed frameshift) — MPRSFLTDAMWAKLEPLLPPERGGMGRSRHPNRPMVEAILWRHRTGAPWRDLPEEFGPWTSVYTRFEAWTKRGVWQRILEFLRKEADLEWVMPDGTILRAHQPSAGKRGGSGNQALGRSRGGCSTKIHLICDAHGNPLDFLVTPGQAHESRSAEGLLCGWQAEYVFGDRAYDGNPVRKAIEAMGATAVIPPHPRRKNPAAWDSHLYKARHAIEHGFAKLKQFRALATRFDKTARSFSAQVALACIVIWLRL; from the exons ATGCCGAGAAGTTTCCTGACCGATGCCATGTGGGCAAAGCTTGAACCGCTCCTTCCGCCAGAGCGTGGAGGGATGGGGCGATCCCGTCACCCCAACCGTCCCATGGTGGAGGCGATCCTGTGGAGGCACAGGACTGGGGCGCCGTGGAGGGACCTGCCGGAGGAATTTGGACCTTGGACAAGCGTGTACACGCGATTTGAGGCCTGGACCAAGCGCGGCGTGTGGCAAAGGATCCTGGAGTTCCTGCGCAAGGAAGCCGACCTGGAGTGGGTCATGCCGGATGGCACCATCCTTCGCGCTCATCAACCTTCAGCAGGCAAAAGGGGGGGCTCTG GGAACCAGGCGCTCGGACGATCTCGGGGTGGATGCTCGACCAAGATCCATTTGATCTGCGATGCCCACGGTAATCCTTTGGATTTCCTGGTCACTCCGGGGCAAGCCCATGAAAGCCGGTCTGCTGAAGGATTGCTGTGCGGTTGGCAGGCAGAGTACGTGTTCGGAGATCGGGCCTACGATGGGAACCCGGTAAGGAAGGCGATCGAGGCCATGGGTGCGACAGCCGTCATCCCACCTCATCCCCGGCGCAAGAATCCGGCGGCCTGGGACTCACACCTATACAAGGCCCGCCATGCCATCGAGCATGGGTTCGCCAAGCTCAAACAGTTCAGGGCGCTGGCCACCAGGTTCGACAAAACGGCGCGAAGTTTCTCAGCCCAGGTGGCTTTGGCCTGCATCGTGATCTGGCTGAGGCTATGA
- a CDS encoding NAD(+)/NADH kinase, with the protein MVRPTLVIVAKSRSPWLAKGLADVVPSFLERGWEIWAHPKIRNAWDAAGLPGGDFHGDPAYGAANPVPDLCLALGGDGTLLTAARHVGVRGAPLLGVNLGSLGFLTCHPSTEARQVVEAFFDGAFRKDMRALLHAEVVRDGQVLAGRPALNDAVVNKGITARIMEFRIRIDGREAATVKADGLIVSTATGSTAYNLSAGGPVMHPAVDAWTICAICPHSLTLRPMVVPSHLPVDILMDRAEDAHLTLDGQLEVEVRAGDQIRLTRSDRAITLLQNPDHSFFGLLTQKLHWSGV; encoded by the coding sequence ATGGTCCGACCCACCCTTGTCATCGTCGCGAAATCCAGGTCCCCCTGGCTCGCCAAGGGCCTCGCGGACGTGGTCCCCTCCTTCCTGGAGCGGGGCTGGGAGATCTGGGCCCACCCCAAGATCCGGAACGCGTGGGACGCCGCCGGGCTCCCCGGGGGGGATTTCCACGGGGACCCCGCCTACGGGGCCGCCAATCCCGTTCCCGACCTGTGCCTGGCCCTGGGGGGGGACGGCACCCTCCTGACGGCCGCCCGCCACGTGGGGGTCCGGGGCGCCCCCCTCCTGGGCGTCAACCTGGGCTCCCTGGGCTTCCTGACCTGCCACCCCTCCACCGAGGCCCGGCAGGTGGTGGAGGCCTTCTTCGACGGGGCCTTCCGGAAGGACATGCGCGCCCTGCTCCACGCCGAGGTCGTGCGGGACGGGCAGGTCCTCGCCGGGCGCCCCGCCCTGAACGACGCCGTCGTGAACAAGGGCATCACGGCCCGGATCATGGAGTTCCGCATCCGCATCGACGGGCGCGAGGCCGCCACGGTCAAGGCCGACGGCCTCATCGTGTCCACCGCCACCGGCTCCACCGCCTACAACCTCTCCGCCGGCGGCCCCGTCATGCACCCCGCCGTGGACGCCTGGACCATCTGCGCCATCTGCCCCCACAGCCTCACCCTGCGCCCCATGGTCGTGCCCAGCCATCTGCCGGTGGACATCCTCATGGACCGGGCCGAGGACGCCCACCTGACCCTGGACGGCCAGCTGGAGGTCGAGGTCAGGGCCGGGGACCAGATCCGCCTGACCCGCTCGGACCGCGCCATCACCCTGCTCCAGAACCCGGACCACTCCTTCTTCGGCCTGCTGACCCAGAAGCTGCACTGGTCCGGCGTCTAG
- a CDS encoding penicillin-binding protein 1A: MAWASGILAAVLVAVFAVSWSIMSRDVDSFLTYFALRVPKTITKVLDRNGDVIGVFAEENRVVIPFGDIPRAFVGAVIATEDADFMNHGGVSARGLFRAGFNFVTSFGRRREGASTLTMQLVRTVTAKRQRRLDRKLKEIILARKLEKAYTKKQIFEQYANEVYFGGGRYGIEAASQFYFGKSAPQLAVEECALLAGLVQNPNWYNPYNPDPRARAAAKARRNHVLRRMAAEGYLKEADAKALSERPVRLARENAREEAVAPYPVEEVRQYLYRKYGKDKVLEGGLEVTTTIDSVWQAAANEAVRNGLRAVDRRRGFRKEAVPFVGDPEKATLPGWNRFFEEGESVRGIILGWKPGGAEVRIGKRILEVPDAAFAWAGKTIRTLLVRGSAPLFIVRGASEEGAPTRLELDQEPDVEGALLAVDPPTGEIRAMVGGYDFKKSMFNRSWQAERQVGSTMKAFVYGAAFARGLTPATLVEDVPTRFTFDIQVYEPKNYERDFWGPITIWEAVRDSRNVAAVRTLEAAGIDNVVALTRAMGVSGRLNPYPSLALGASDLTLKDMVRGYATIANGGKQAPPPFLIKKIVDRSGRVLEQYDQAVGEQVLDPMSNYQLIQVLQGVAQRGTGARTNELNWPVAGKTGTTDEHTDGWFLGFSTRIACGVWVGLDAKKTIFRGADGAKVAVPIWTDFMKAALPSTPKEDFPVPDGMEWADIDRYTGLIATSATQATDLVRLAFKPGQVPKGASTGEAIQKIREAREKARALPLEHRAWGASAPKAEEPPA; the protein is encoded by the coding sequence TTGGCCTGGGCCTCCGGAATCCTGGCGGCGGTCCTCGTCGCCGTGTTCGCCGTCTCATGGTCCATCATGAGCCGCGACGTGGACAGCTTCCTGACCTACTTCGCCCTGCGCGTCCCCAAGACCATCACGAAGGTCCTGGACCGCAACGGCGACGTCATCGGCGTGTTCGCCGAGGAGAACCGCGTGGTGATCCCCTTCGGGGACATCCCGAGGGCCTTCGTCGGCGCCGTCATCGCCACGGAGGACGCCGACTTCATGAACCACGGCGGCGTCTCCGCCCGCGGCCTGTTCCGGGCCGGCTTCAACTTCGTCACCAGCTTCGGCCGGCGGCGGGAGGGGGCCTCCACCCTCACCATGCAGCTCGTGCGGACCGTCACCGCCAAGCGCCAGCGGCGGCTGGACCGGAAGCTCAAGGAGATCATCCTCGCCCGCAAGCTCGAGAAGGCCTACACGAAGAAGCAGATCTTCGAGCAGTACGCCAACGAGGTCTACTTCGGCGGCGGCCGGTACGGCATCGAGGCGGCCAGCCAGTTCTACTTCGGCAAGAGCGCCCCCCAGCTCGCCGTCGAGGAGTGCGCCCTCCTGGCGGGCCTCGTCCAGAACCCCAACTGGTACAACCCCTACAACCCCGATCCCCGGGCCCGGGCCGCCGCCAAGGCGCGCCGCAACCACGTCCTCCGGCGGATGGCCGCCGAGGGCTACCTCAAGGAGGCCGACGCCAAGGCCCTCAGTGAGCGCCCGGTCCGCCTCGCCCGCGAGAACGCCCGCGAGGAGGCCGTGGCCCCCTACCCGGTGGAGGAGGTGCGCCAGTACCTCTACCGCAAGTACGGCAAGGACAAGGTCCTGGAGGGCGGCCTGGAGGTCACCACCACCATCGACTCGGTCTGGCAGGCCGCGGCCAACGAGGCCGTGCGCAACGGCCTGCGGGCCGTGGACCGCCGCCGGGGCTTCCGCAAGGAGGCCGTGCCGTTCGTCGGGGACCCCGAGAAGGCCACGCTCCCCGGCTGGAACCGGTTCTTCGAGGAGGGCGAGTCCGTGCGCGGGATCATCCTGGGCTGGAAGCCCGGGGGCGCGGAGGTCCGCATCGGGAAGCGGATCCTGGAGGTCCCCGACGCCGCCTTCGCCTGGGCGGGCAAGACCATCCGCACCCTGCTGGTCCGGGGCTCGGCGCCCCTGTTCATCGTCCGCGGGGCCAGCGAGGAGGGCGCGCCCACGCGCCTGGAGCTGGACCAGGAGCCCGACGTGGAGGGCGCCCTCCTCGCCGTGGATCCCCCCACCGGGGAGATCCGGGCCATGGTGGGCGGCTACGACTTCAAGAAGTCCATGTTCAACCGCTCCTGGCAAGCCGAGCGGCAGGTCGGGTCCACCATGAAGGCCTTCGTCTACGGGGCCGCCTTCGCCCGGGGCCTCACCCCCGCCACCCTGGTGGAGGACGTGCCCACCCGGTTCACCTTCGACATCCAGGTCTACGAGCCCAAGAACTACGAGCGCGACTTCTGGGGCCCCATCACCATCTGGGAGGCCGTGCGGGATTCCCGCAACGTCGCGGCCGTCCGCACCCTGGAGGCCGCGGGCATCGACAACGTGGTCGCCCTCACCCGGGCCATGGGCGTCAGCGGCAGGCTGAATCCCTACCCCAGCCTGGCCCTGGGCGCCAGCGACCTCACGCTCAAGGACATGGTGCGCGGCTACGCCACCATCGCCAACGGCGGCAAGCAGGCGCCGCCCCCCTTCCTGATCAAGAAGATCGTGGACCGTTCCGGCCGGGTGCTCGAGCAGTACGACCAGGCCGTCGGCGAGCAGGTGCTGGATCCCATGAGCAACTACCAGCTCATCCAGGTCCTCCAGGGCGTGGCCCAGCGCGGCACCGGCGCGCGCACCAACGAGCTCAACTGGCCCGTGGCCGGCAAGACCGGCACCACGGACGAACACACCGACGGCTGGTTCCTCGGCTTCTCCACCCGCATCGCCTGCGGCGTGTGGGTGGGCCTGGACGCCAAGAAGACCATCTTCCGGGGCGCCGACGGCGCCAAGGTGGCCGTGCCCATCTGGACCGACTTCATGAAGGCGGCCCTCCCCTCCACCCCCAAGGAGGACTTCCCGGTCCCCGACGGCATGGAGTGGGCGGACATCGACCGCTACACGGGCCTCATCGCCACGAGCGCCACCCAGGCGACGGACCTGGTCCGCCTCGCCTTCAAGCCCGGCCAGGTCCCCAAGGGCGCCAGCACCGGCGAGGCCATCCAGAAGATCCGGGAGGCCCGGGAGAAGGCCCGCGCCCTGCCCCTGGAACACCGGGCCTGGGGCGCTTCCGCCCCCAAGGCCGAGGAGCCGCCGGCCTGA
- a CDS encoding HAD family hydrolase, translating to MSEPLPLVFDLGGVLIDWDPRRIYVPALGEAAAAFLLERVCTHTWNLAMDAGRPFDEAIAEKQREWPEHAEAIGWWKTRWTGMLGGPLDGTVALLGRLQAAGHPTYALSNWSAETFPEALARYPFLRTFRDIAISGEAGLVKPDPAFFRLAADRWGIPLAGTVFIDDAPRNVAAAAALGMDALLFTDPGRLQADLARRGFPA from the coding sequence TTGAGCGAACCCCTGCCCCTCGTCTTCGACCTCGGCGGCGTCCTGATCGACTGGGACCCCCGCCGGATCTACGTCCCCGCCCTGGGGGAAGCGGCCGCCGCCTTCCTCCTGGAGCGGGTCTGCACGCACACCTGGAACCTGGCCATGGACGCGGGCCGTCCCTTCGACGAGGCCATCGCGGAGAAGCAGCGCGAATGGCCGGAGCACGCCGAGGCCATCGGCTGGTGGAAGACCCGCTGGACGGGGATGCTGGGCGGGCCCCTGGACGGCACCGTGGCGCTCCTGGGCCGGCTCCAGGCCGCGGGCCACCCCACGTACGCCCTTTCCAACTGGTCCGCCGAGACCTTCCCCGAGGCGCTCGCGCGCTATCCCTTCCTCCGCACCTTCCGGGACATCGCCATTTCGGGGGAGGCCGGGCTGGTGAAGCCGGACCCCGCCTTCTTCCGCCTCGCCGCGGACCGCTGGGGCATCCCCCTGGCGGGCACGGTCTTCATCGACGACGCCCCCCGCAACGTGGCGGCCGCCGCGGCGCTGGGCATGGACGCCCTGCTGTTCACGGACCCCGGCCGCCTCCAGGCGGACCTGGCGCGGCGGGGCTTCCCGGCCTGA
- a CDS encoding DEAD/DEAH box helicase, whose amino-acid sequence MTHETFAALGCTEPFLSALARRGFTAPTLVQAETFQPGLEGRDLLVQSRTGSGKTLAFGLPLLHRLKDERKTQAIILTPTRELAQQVAEELQSVMPRLDVALLVGGLSYVPQLKALKFGAQVVVGTPGRVQDHLDRQTLDLTEVGMVVLDECDEMLNMGFLEDVEKILAGVPPTPQTYLFSATLPAPIASLARRFLKDPVRINHAASEGGSQHADIAHTPCIVPEHLQVKALVNFLLADAPSAALIFTKMKVQTEEVAQALRDAGLAADCLHGDLGQQARNRIMGNFKEGRLRYLVATDVAARGIDVEGMPLVVHLGIPTQMESYIHRSGRTGRAGSKGSSLALVTFKESRILLAWSRRGGLKLEWRAVPTQAEIREKRTQALLDRVGALEAPGMEETATRLLEGRGPVQVVAALLSLVEGPEHAGFDIPDAPRQEYASEKRPFKPRPGEKPGWTPGKKPFRREDRPEGAGEHRPFKPRQGEKGGWVPGKKPFRKDAAGPKPFPKKRPKG is encoded by the coding sequence TTGACCCACGAGACCTTCGCAGCCCTGGGCTGCACCGAACCTTTCCTGTCCGCGCTGGCGCGCAGGGGGTTCACCGCCCCGACCCTCGTCCAGGCGGAAACGTTCCAACCGGGCCTGGAAGGCCGCGACCTGCTGGTGCAAAGCCGGACGGGCAGCGGCAAGACCCTGGCCTTCGGCCTGCCCCTCCTCCATCGCCTGAAGGACGAGCGGAAGACCCAGGCCATCATCCTGACCCCCACCCGGGAGCTGGCCCAGCAGGTGGCCGAGGAGCTCCAGAGCGTCATGCCCCGCCTGGACGTCGCCCTCCTGGTGGGCGGCCTCAGCTACGTGCCCCAGCTCAAGGCCCTCAAGTTCGGCGCCCAAGTGGTGGTCGGCACGCCGGGCCGCGTCCAGGATCACCTGGACCGCCAGACCCTCGACCTGACCGAAGTGGGCATGGTGGTGCTGGACGAGTGCGACGAGATGCTCAACATGGGCTTCCTCGAGGACGTGGAGAAGATCCTCGCCGGCGTGCCCCCCACGCCCCAGACCTACCTCTTCTCGGCCACCCTGCCCGCCCCCATCGCGAGCCTGGCCCGGCGCTTCCTGAAGGATCCCGTCCGCATCAACCACGCGGCGTCCGAAGGCGGTTCCCAGCACGCGGACATCGCGCACACCCCCTGCATCGTGCCCGAGCACCTGCAGGTGAAGGCCCTCGTCAACTTCCTCCTGGCCGACGCGCCCAGCGCGGCGCTCATCTTCACGAAGATGAAGGTCCAGACGGAGGAGGTCGCCCAGGCCCTGCGCGACGCGGGGCTTGCCGCGGACTGCCTCCACGGCGACCTGGGCCAGCAGGCCCGGAACCGCATCATGGGCAACTTCAAGGAGGGCCGCCTGCGCTACCTGGTCGCCACGGACGTGGCGGCCCGCGGCATCGACGTGGAAGGCATGCCCCTGGTGGTCCACCTGGGCATCCCCACCCAGATGGAGAGCTACATCCACCGCTCCGGCCGCACCGGCCGCGCGGGATCCAAGGGCTCCTCCCTGGCCCTCGTCACCTTCAAGGAGTCGCGCATCCTCCTCGCCTGGTCCCGCCGGGGCGGGCTGAAGCTCGAGTGGCGCGCCGTTCCGACCCAGGCCGAGATCCGGGAGAAGCGCACCCAGGCCCTCCTGGACCGCGTCGGCGCCCTGGAGGCCCCCGGCATGGAGGAGACCGCCACCCGGCTGCTGGAGGGCCGCGGGCCCGTCCAGGTCGTGGCCGCGCTGCTGTCGCTGGTCGAGGGCCCCGAGCACGCCGGGTTCGACATCCCCGACGCGCCCCGCCAGGAGTACGCCTCCGAGAAGCGCCCCTTCAAGCCCCGTCCCGGGGAGAAGCCGGGCTGGACCCCGGGCAAGAAGCCCTTCCGCAGGGAGGACCGTCCCGAAGGCGCCGGCGAGCATCGCCCCTTCAAGCCCCGCCAGGGCGAGAAGGGCGGCTGGGTCCCCGGGAAGAAGCCCTTCCGCAAGGACGCGGCCGGCCCCAAGCCCTTCCCGAAGAAGCGCCCGAAGGGTTGA